Proteins co-encoded in one Neofelis nebulosa isolate mNeoNeb1 chromosome 2, mNeoNeb1.pri, whole genome shotgun sequence genomic window:
- the NCL gene encoding nucleolin isoform X1, translating into MVKLAKAGKNQSDPKKMAPPPKEVEEDSEDEEMSEDEDDDSSGEEVIIPQKKGKKAAATPAKKVMVSPTKKVAVATPAKKAVVTPGKKAAATPAKKTVAPAKAIATPGKKGATPGKALVAPPGKKGAATPAKGAKNGKNAKKEDSDEEDDEDSEEDDEEEEDEEEDEFEPAVMKAAAAAPASDDEDDDEEEEEDEDEEEDEDEDDDDSEEEAMETTPAKGKKIPAKAVPVKAKSAAEDEDEEEDDEDEEEEEEDEEEEDDDEEEEEEEEEEEEEEGNQPIKEVPGKRKKEMAKQKAAPEAKKQKVEGTEPTTSFNLFVGNLNFSKSAPELKTGISDIFAKNDLAVVDVRIGVSRKFGYVDFESAEDLEKALELTGLKVFGNEIKLEKPKGKDSKKDRDARTLLAKNLPYKVTQDELKEVFEDAVEIRLVSKDGKSKGIAYIEFKTEADAEKTLEEKQGTEIDGRSISLYYTGEKGQNQDYRGGKNSTWSGESKTLVLSNLSYNATEETLQEVFEKATFIKVPQNQNGKSKGYAFIEFASFEDAKEALNSCNKREIEGRAIRLELQGPRGSPNARSQPSKTLFVKGLSEDTTEETLKESFDGSVRARIVTDRETGSSKGFGFVDFNSEEDAKAAKEAMEDGEIDGNKVTLDWAKPKGEGGFGGRGGGRGGFGGRGGGRGGRGGFGGRGRGGFGGRGGFRGGRGGGGDHKPQGKKTKFE; encoded by the exons ATGGTGAAGCTCGCAAAA GCTGGTAAAAATCAAAGTGACCCCAAGAAAATGGCTCCTCCCCCTAAGGAGGTAGAAGAAGACAGCGAAGATGAGGAAATGTCAGAAGATGAAGATGATGATAGCAGTGGAGAAGAG gtTATCATTCctcagaaaaaaggcaagaaggcTGCCGCAACTCCAGCAAAGAAGGTGATGGTTTCCCCAACAAAAAAGGTTGCAGTCGCCACACCGGCCAAGAAAGCAGTTGTCACCCCCGGCAAAAAGGCAGCAGCCACACCAGCCAAAAAAACCGTCGCGCCAGCCAAAGCAATAGCAACACCTGGCAAGAAGGGAGCCACCCCGGGCAAGGCATTGGTAGCCCCTCCTGGTAAGAAAGGAGCAGCCACCCCAGCCAAGGGAGCAAAGAATGGGAAGAATGCCAAGAAGGAAGACAGTGATGAGGAAGATGACGAGGACAGTGAAGAGGACgacgaggaagaggaggatgaagaggaggatGAATTCGAGCCGGCAGTGATGAAAGCCGCCGCTGCTGCCCCTGCCTCAGATGATGAGGACGAcgacgaggaggaggaagaggacgaggacgaggaagaggatgaggatgaggatgacGATG ACTCTGAAGAAGAAGCTATGGAGACCACACcagccaaaggaaagaaaatccctGCAAAAGCCGTTCCTGTGAAGGCCAAGAGTGCAGCTGAAGatgaagatgaggaggaggatgatgaggatgaagaggaggaggaggaggatgaggaagaggaggatgatgatgaggaagaagaggaggaggaggaggaggaggaagaagaagaaggtaatCAA CCTATTAAAGAAGTACCTGGAAAGCGAAAGAAGGAAATGGCCAAACAGAAAGCGGCTCCTgaagccaagaaacagaaagtagaag GTACAGAACCAACTACATCATTCAATCTTTTTGTTGGAAACCTGAATTTCAGCAAATCTGCTCCTGAATTAAAAACGGGCATTAGTGATATTTTTGCTAAAAATGATCTTGCTGTTGTGGATGTCAGAATTGGTGTGTCTAG GAAGTTTGGCTATGTGGATTTTGAATCTGCTGAAGATCTGGAAAAAGCTTTGGAACTCACTGGTTTAAAAGTCTTTGGcaatgaaattaaactagaaaaacCAAAGGGAAAAGACAGTAAGAAAG atcGAGACGCAAGAACACTTTTGGCTAAAAATCTGCCTTACAAAGTTACTCAGGATGAATTAAAAGAAGTATTTGAAGATGCTGTGGAAATCAGATTAGTCAGCAAGGATGGAAAGAGTAAAGG GATTGCTTATATTGAATTTAAGACAGAAGCTGATGCAGAAAAAACCTTGGAAGAAAAGCAGGGAACGGAGATAGATGGGCGATCTATTTCCCTGTACTATACTGGAGAGAAGGGTCAAAATCAAGACTACAGAGGTGGAAAGAATAGCACTTGGAGTG gtGAATCAAAAACTCTGGTTTTAAGCAATCTCTCCTACAATGCAACGGAAGAAACTCTTCAAGAAGTATTTGAGAAGGCGACTTTTATTAAAGTGCCCCAGAACCAAAATGGCAAATCTAAAGG GTATGCATTTATAGAATTTGCTTCATTTGAAGATGCTAAAGAAGCTTTAAATTCCTGTAATAAAAGGGAAATTGAGGGCAGAGCAATCAGGCTGGAGTTGCAAGGACCCAGGGGATCACCTAATGCAAGAAGCC AGCCGTCCAAAACCTTGTTTGTCAAAGGTCTGTCTGAGGATACCACagaagaaacattaaaggaaTCGTTCGACGGCTCTGTTCGGGCAAGGATAGTCACTGACCGGGAGACTGGGTCCTCCAAAGG GTTTGGTTTTGTAGACTTCAACAGTGAGGAAGATGCCAAAGCCGCCAAGGAGGCCATGGAAGATGGTGAAATTGATGGAAACAAAGTTACTTTGGACTGGGCCAAACCGAAGGGTGAAGGTGGCTTTGGAGGTCGCGGTGGAGGCAGAGGTGGCTTTGGAGGCCGAGGTGGTGGCAGAGGAGGCCGAGGTGGATTTGGTGGCAGAGGCCGGGGAGGCTTTGGAG GGCGAGGAGGCTTccgaggaggcagaggaggagggggagaccaCAAGCCACAAGGAAAGAAGACGAAGTTTGAATAG
- the NCL gene encoding nucleolin isoform X2: MVKLAKAGKNQSDPKKMAPPPKEVEEDSEDEEMSEDEDDDSSGEEVIIPQKKGKKAAATPAKKVMVSPTKKVAVATPAKKAVVTPGKKAAATPAKKTVAPAKAIATPGKKGATPGKALVAPPGKKGAATPAKGAKNGKNAKKEDSDEEDDEDSEEDDEEEEDEEEDEFEPAVMKAAAAAPASDDEDDDEEEEEDEDEEEDEDEDDDDSEEEAMETTPAKGKKIPAKAVPVKAKSAAEDEDEEEDDEDEEEEEEDEEEEDDDEEEEEEEEEEEEEEEPIKEVPGKRKKEMAKQKAAPEAKKQKVEGTEPTTSFNLFVGNLNFSKSAPELKTGISDIFAKNDLAVVDVRIGVSRKFGYVDFESAEDLEKALELTGLKVFGNEIKLEKPKGKDSKKDRDARTLLAKNLPYKVTQDELKEVFEDAVEIRLVSKDGKSKGIAYIEFKTEADAEKTLEEKQGTEIDGRSISLYYTGEKGQNQDYRGGKNSTWSGESKTLVLSNLSYNATEETLQEVFEKATFIKVPQNQNGKSKGYAFIEFASFEDAKEALNSCNKREIEGRAIRLELQGPRGSPNARSQPSKTLFVKGLSEDTTEETLKESFDGSVRARIVTDRETGSSKGFGFVDFNSEEDAKAAKEAMEDGEIDGNKVTLDWAKPKGEGGFGGRGGGRGGFGGRGGGRGGRGGFGGRGRGGFGGRGGFRGGRGGGGDHKPQGKKTKFE, from the exons ATGGTGAAGCTCGCAAAA GCTGGTAAAAATCAAAGTGACCCCAAGAAAATGGCTCCTCCCCCTAAGGAGGTAGAAGAAGACAGCGAAGATGAGGAAATGTCAGAAGATGAAGATGATGATAGCAGTGGAGAAGAG gtTATCATTCctcagaaaaaaggcaagaaggcTGCCGCAACTCCAGCAAAGAAGGTGATGGTTTCCCCAACAAAAAAGGTTGCAGTCGCCACACCGGCCAAGAAAGCAGTTGTCACCCCCGGCAAAAAGGCAGCAGCCACACCAGCCAAAAAAACCGTCGCGCCAGCCAAAGCAATAGCAACACCTGGCAAGAAGGGAGCCACCCCGGGCAAGGCATTGGTAGCCCCTCCTGGTAAGAAAGGAGCAGCCACCCCAGCCAAGGGAGCAAAGAATGGGAAGAATGCCAAGAAGGAAGACAGTGATGAGGAAGATGACGAGGACAGTGAAGAGGACgacgaggaagaggaggatgaagaggaggatGAATTCGAGCCGGCAGTGATGAAAGCCGCCGCTGCTGCCCCTGCCTCAGATGATGAGGACGAcgacgaggaggaggaagaggacgaggacgaggaagaggatgaggatgaggatgacGATG ACTCTGAAGAAGAAGCTATGGAGACCACACcagccaaaggaaagaaaatccctGCAAAAGCCGTTCCTGTGAAGGCCAAGAGTGCAGCTGAAGatgaagatgaggaggaggatgatgaggatgaagaggaggaggaggaggatgaggaagaggaggatgatgatgaggaagaagaggaggaggaggaggaggaggaagaagaagaag AGCCTATTAAAGAAGTACCTGGAAAGCGAAAGAAGGAAATGGCCAAACAGAAAGCGGCTCCTgaagccaagaaacagaaagtagaag GTACAGAACCAACTACATCATTCAATCTTTTTGTTGGAAACCTGAATTTCAGCAAATCTGCTCCTGAATTAAAAACGGGCATTAGTGATATTTTTGCTAAAAATGATCTTGCTGTTGTGGATGTCAGAATTGGTGTGTCTAG GAAGTTTGGCTATGTGGATTTTGAATCTGCTGAAGATCTGGAAAAAGCTTTGGAACTCACTGGTTTAAAAGTCTTTGGcaatgaaattaaactagaaaaacCAAAGGGAAAAGACAGTAAGAAAG atcGAGACGCAAGAACACTTTTGGCTAAAAATCTGCCTTACAAAGTTACTCAGGATGAATTAAAAGAAGTATTTGAAGATGCTGTGGAAATCAGATTAGTCAGCAAGGATGGAAAGAGTAAAGG GATTGCTTATATTGAATTTAAGACAGAAGCTGATGCAGAAAAAACCTTGGAAGAAAAGCAGGGAACGGAGATAGATGGGCGATCTATTTCCCTGTACTATACTGGAGAGAAGGGTCAAAATCAAGACTACAGAGGTGGAAAGAATAGCACTTGGAGTG gtGAATCAAAAACTCTGGTTTTAAGCAATCTCTCCTACAATGCAACGGAAGAAACTCTTCAAGAAGTATTTGAGAAGGCGACTTTTATTAAAGTGCCCCAGAACCAAAATGGCAAATCTAAAGG GTATGCATTTATAGAATTTGCTTCATTTGAAGATGCTAAAGAAGCTTTAAATTCCTGTAATAAAAGGGAAATTGAGGGCAGAGCAATCAGGCTGGAGTTGCAAGGACCCAGGGGATCACCTAATGCAAGAAGCC AGCCGTCCAAAACCTTGTTTGTCAAAGGTCTGTCTGAGGATACCACagaagaaacattaaaggaaTCGTTCGACGGCTCTGTTCGGGCAAGGATAGTCACTGACCGGGAGACTGGGTCCTCCAAAGG GTTTGGTTTTGTAGACTTCAACAGTGAGGAAGATGCCAAAGCCGCCAAGGAGGCCATGGAAGATGGTGAAATTGATGGAAACAAAGTTACTTTGGACTGGGCCAAACCGAAGGGTGAAGGTGGCTTTGGAGGTCGCGGTGGAGGCAGAGGTGGCTTTGGAGGCCGAGGTGGTGGCAGAGGAGGCCGAGGTGGATTTGGTGGCAGAGGCCGGGGAGGCTTTGGAG GGCGAGGAGGCTTccgaggaggcagaggaggagggggagaccaCAAGCCACAAGGAAAGAAGACGAAGTTTGAATAG